The Tubulanus polymorphus chromosome 1, tnTubPoly1.2, whole genome shotgun sequence genome contains a region encoding:
- the LOC141915432 gene encoding neuropeptide CCHamide-1 receptor-like — MLADNTTGILESNTTNSSSNSSVDIFELNETPEAIIAPIVFLIIFVIGVAGNGTLIFTVVRNKSMRNVPNIFILSLAAGDLTLILVSVPCTSTIYTFTNWPYGVVMCKINVFLQTMSLGVSVFTLVALAGDRFTAIVNPMRKHMGNPVARTVVMATSIWVVSFLLAIPDAVSAHIFPARDKYGVIRLYLCNDFRQEWGSLYPKAHSIFRLLVYFIIPILVISGFYAAIANILMRSSYQIPGEVSSQANHGKQIEARKKVAKVVLSLVVIFVICWLPRHIFVMWFHFDPGDYSDFWHAFKVFGFVMSYINSCVNPITLYFLSKQFRKYYNRYLFCCCAKRRSPVEGSTSMYNFNSTVRRTSTTMTMLPHSQSV, encoded by the coding sequence ATGCTCGCCGACAACACAACTGGAATTTTAGAATCTAATACGACGAATTCCTCTTCAAATTCCAGCGTTGATATTTTCGAACTCAACGAAACACCAGAAGCTATCATAGCACCGATCGTATTCCTTATCATATTCGTTATAGGTGTCGCTGGAAATGGTACCTTAATTTTTACAGTAGTTCGTAATAAGTCAATGCGTAACGTGCCGAATATTTTCATACTGAGTCTTGCAGCTGGAGATCTCACTCTGATTCTAGtatctgtaccctgcacctcTACTATCTATACATTTACGAACTGGCCGTACGGAGTGGTGATGTgcaaaattaatgttttcctCCAAACAATGTCGCTAGGCGTCTCTGTGTTTACGCTGGTGGCGCTCGCTGGTGACCGATTCACCGCCATCGTGAATCCCATGAGAAAGCACATGGGAAACCCAGTCGCCCGGACTGTTGTGATGGCTACCTCGATTTGGGTCGTATCATTCTTACTAGCTATTCCCGATGCGGTCTCCGCTCATATCTTTCCAGCACGTGACAAATATGGAGTAATACGATTATATCTATGTAATGATTTCAGGCAGGAATGGGGTTCATTGTACCCAAAAGCGCACTCCATCTTTCGTCTGCTGGTTTATTTCATCATACCTATTTTGGTAATTAGCGGGTTCTATGCTGCTATTGCTAATATATTGATGCGTAGTTCCTATCAGATACCTGGCGAAGTATCGAGTCAAGCAAATCACGGCAAACAGATCGAGGCGCGAAAGAAAGTCGCGAAAGTTGTCCTGAGCTTGGTTGTaatttttgttatttgttgGTTGCCACGCCACATTTTCGTAATGTGGTTCCATTTCGACCCGGGAGATTATAGCGATTTCTGGCATGCCTTCAAAGTTTTCGGGTTTGtgatgagttacataaactcaTGCGTCAACCCCATAACATTGTACTTTCTCAGTAAGCAATTCAGAAAGTATTACAATCGATACCTGTTCTGTTGTTGCGCAAAGAGGCGGTCTCCAGTTGAAGGATCAACTTCAATGTACAACTTCAACAGCACAGTTCGTCGTACCAGTACCACCATGACAATGTTACCCCATTCTCAATCTGTATAG
- the LOC141913002 gene encoding uncharacterized protein LOC141913002, translating into MAEQEFMQEISDQFLVCKICFETYKRPKTLACLHTFCSACLEKHNDSEMERTTYRYVIFSRSISCPICRKRTDIPSGGIKNLPDNFLVSNLTEVVNKSKPAKKEKDICQICIRFLETSKPACSKCIECAKTMCKDCTEVHKVTKVTKSHNVFDLESQKDIVCKVHEEEAIRFYCKPCESCVCVVCTFQEHRNHEVCSLKEGITEYTDSLNEMVTSCRSRMDHVKNQLVCIEKHATDIKQIEEQINDVTSQVIDSIKAKQTQIVKELKDHFGKDVVNGVERKDELEQLLQTLQHTCSLTEMMLKNKGIDLLLIKRNIRERMESLLQIKVPDIKETKNSPDIKFVKGSVCLGYLDSGKQEHRGSKPSHPRFGSSRFRSPSSPEMEASPNCIAATQTDMCKIREEYTTMDSNMKSSWTDNCIQACIPAIGFDKETITVNESKEVSCETDPVLTSQRNRQTNTEERIRVHTRTQTEKPTPSDKFTNTMEPIPHNKQTNTENRLYFDKQTLTEDKVVHHKHTTTKFETRDRESNTELVYSVESGCNTVSPDMTTTSSGSDFLTFTDEDETSTHELELELLNYYKGLLSSMGPQQYVPIENAVNVHQNKPETIEELDLEPGKFLRGKTPMMNFILESLSAYAQTRETVIKQHGAKATKSTMVPEIIEWAGGNEMEFADMRVKDVGTRMFHKEVMNKQTMTLIVERADSSSETVPLTTLDQSVLVCAATRELGTSVERIDTYSTTTSTSDLNSCMSTGTCTNNEYENVGTSTEHFVRFRNKGTNTKIEFDEHIIESSDEENVFNEIRKRKSRAYSLDDPDIKTFHSSSRRRKSQNEIRKSSRDYTRSDYRYGRRRTIHNLYEDS; encoded by the exons atggcagAACAGGAATTTATGCAGGAGATAAGTGACCAGTTTCTCGTGTGTAAAATATGTTTCGAGACGTACAAGCGACCAAAAACATTAGCATGCTTACATACGTTTTGTTCAGCGTGCTTGGAGAAACACAACGATTCTGAAATGGAAAGAACCACTTATCGTTATGTTATTTTTTCTCGAAGTATATCTTGCCCGATCTGCCGAAAACGAACGGACATCCCTTCTGGAGGAATAAAGAATCTACCCGACAATTTCCTCGTGTCAAATCTAACTGAGGTTGTGAACAAAAGCAAACCAGCGAAGAAGGAGAAAGATATTTGTCAAATTTGTATAAGGTTTTTGGAAACATCAAAGCCGGCCTGTTCTAAATGTATTGAATGCGCAAAAACTATGTGTAAGGATTGCACGGAGGTTCACAAAGTGACCAAGGTAACAAAGTCTCACAACGTTTTCGACCTTGAATCACAGAAGGACATAGTGTGTAAAGTTCACGAAGAAGAAGCAATCAGATTCTACTGTAAACCGTGCGAATCGTGTGTGTGCGTGGTCTGCACATTTCAAGAACACCGAAATCACGAGGTTTGTTCGTTAAAAGAAGGAATAACCGAATATACAGATTCTCTGAATGAAATGGTCACATCGTGTCGTTCGCGTATGGACCACGTTAAAAACCAATTGGTGTGTATTGAAAAACATGCTACGgatattaaacaaatcgaagaGCAAATAAACGACGTTACGTCCCAGGTGATTGATTCGATAAAAGCTAAGCAAACGCAAATTGTGAAAGAGCTGAAAGATCATTTCGGGAAGGATGTTGTGAATGGTGTTGAGAGAAAAGATGAACTGGAGCAATTACTACAAACTCTTCAACATACATGTAGTTTGACCGAGATGATGTTGAAAAACAAAGGAATTGATTTACTCCTAATAAAACGGAATATTAGGGAAAGAATGGAGTCTTTGCTTCAAATTAAAGTTCCAGATATTAAAGAGACAAAAAATAGTCCAGATATCAAGTTCGTCAAAGGTTCAGTGTGCCTCGGATATCTGGACTCCGGCAAGCAAGAGCATCGTGGGTCGAAACCAAGTCATCCAAGATTTGGTAGCAGTCGTTTTCGGTCGCCGAGTTCTCCGGAAATGGAAGCATCACCTAACTGTATTGCAGCAACCCAAACAGATATGTGTAAGATTCGCGAGGAATATACCACAATGGACAGCAATATGAAATCATCTTGGACCGATAACTGTATCCAGGCGTGCATTCCAGCTATAGGATTCGATAAAGAAACCATCACAGTAAATGAATCCAAGGAAGTATCGTGTGAAACAGACCCGGTTCTAACATCACAGAGAAATAGGCAGACGAATACCGAGGAAAGGATACGAGTACATACCCGCACTCAAACGGAAAAACCAACGCCAAGTGATAAGTTTACAAACACTATGGAACCAATCCCACACAATAAACAAACCAATACGGAAAATCGGCTTTACTTCGACAAACAAACGCTGACCGAGGACAAAGTGGTGCATCATAAACACACGACAACGAAGTTCGAAACGCGAGATCGAGAATCGAATACAGAGTTAGTGTATTCTGTCGAGAGCGGATGCAATACCGTCTCACCAGACATGACAACCACGTCATCGGGTTCTGATTTTCTTACGTTCACCGATGAAGATGAGACTTCGACTCATGAATTAGAACTGGAGTTGTTGAACTATTACAAAGGTCTACTTTCCAGTATGGGGCCCCAGCAATATGTTCCCATTGAAAATGCTGTGAATGTGCATCAGAATAAACCGGAAACAATCGAAGAGCTCGACCTGGAACCGGGAAAATTTTTACGGGGAAAAACACCAATGATGAACTTTATCCTAGAATCATTGAGCGCTTATGCTCAGACTCGTGAAACTGTGATTAAACAACACGGAGCCAAAGCCACGAAGAGTACAATGGTTCCGGAAATTATAGAATGGGCCGGTGGAAACGAAATGGAATTCGCTGATATGCGCGTTAAAGATGTCGGTACAAGAATGTTTCATAAGGAAGTAATGAATAAGCAAACTATGACACTGATCGTAGAACGCGCTGATTCGAGTTCTGAAACAGTTCCACTAACAACATTGGATCAGAGTGTCCTCGTGTGTGCAGCGACAAGGGAACTGGGAACGAGTGTCGAACGCATTGATACATACAGCACAACGACTAGTACCAGTGACTTGAATTCGTGTATGTCAACAGGAACGTGTACGAACAACGAATATGAGAATGTCGGTACAAGTACGGAGCACTTTGTTAGATTCAGAAACAAAGGGACGAATACTAAGATTGAATTCGATGAACATATCATTGAAAGTTCAGATGAAGAAAATGTCTTCAACGAAATACGAAAACGGAAATCCCGCGCTTATTCATTAGATGATCCAGATATAAAGACTTTCCACTCTAGTAGCAGGCGTCGCAAGAGtcaaaatgaaattcgaaAATCTTCAAGGGATTACACG CGTAGTGATTATAGATATGGGCGCAGACGGACAATACATAACTTGTATGAAG ATTCATGA
- the LOC141911782 gene encoding tRNA (adenine(58)-N(1))-methyltransferase non-catalytic subunit TRM6-like: MATISENDWVIVKKDDNLKVLKIRSERPVWMEKMKFVFDGAVGHSYGTKFEVGNGALVKFVQPNDTPESCLTDMEERKVADNRNLHDCDTNQKLSKEDIEAMRAEGLHGEAIIGKLIQNSETFDKKTEFSKEKYIKKKKKKFTKIITILKPTLRLLCEMHFNKNKTKICGMRIDSLGQILSHANVRAGSNVIVVESCGGLVLGAVLERLGGLGKVFDFHPGNSQTRIMDGMPISKEYIDEHVTSISLSHMQTLVSGQKLPDPTPVENDEDAVLGIDDKSEEEAANNQANSSTVNVDKKSNAPGKRKLTTEQIRLIIERKKKRIDQINEGMDDLRSNSVDSLICATKFDPTPIVMKLIKFLKPSRPFAVYSQYKEPLMECFLRLKETRKVVFLRLSETWLREYQVLPKRTHPEINMSGGGGYLLTGTTVLNND, encoded by the exons ATGGCTACGATAAGTGAAAACGATTGGGTTATTGTAAAGAAAGACGATAATctgaaagttttgaagatacGCTCAGAGCG GCCGGTATGGAtggagaaaatgaaatttgtatttgatgGTGCTGTCGGTCATTCATATGGTACAAAATTTGAAGTTGGTAATGGTGCATTGGTGAAATTTGTTCAACCTAACGATACACCTGAAAGTTGCCTTACAGATATGGAAGAAAGGAAAG TTGCTGACAACCGGAATCTGCACGATTGTGACACAAATCAGAAACTTTCGAAGGAAGATATTGAAGCTATGCGAGCTGAAGGACTTCATGGAGAG GCAATCATTGGGAAACTGATTCAAAATAGTGAAacatttgataagaaaactgaattttctaaagaaaaatatatcaagaagaagaaaaagaa GTTCACCAAGATAATAACCATTCTGAAGCCAACTTTAAGATTGTTGTGTGAGAtgcatttcaataaaaacaagaCAAAGATATG TGGCATGCGAATCGATTCACTCGGCCAGATATTATCCCATGCAAATGTAAGAGCTGGGTCGAATGTAATTGTCGTAGAATCATGTGGTGGACTAGTATTAGGAGCAGTTCTAGAACGTTTAGGAG gTTTGGGTAAAGTATTTGACTTTCACCCTGGAAATTCACAAACCAG AATCATGGATGGTATGCCAATTTCTAAAGAGTACATCGATGAACACGTAACAAGTATATCATTGTCTCATATGCAAACATTAGTTTCTGGTCAAAAACTGCCTGATCCGACCCCGGTCGAAAAT gaTGAAGACGCTGTTCTAGGGATCGATGACAAATCTGAAGAAGAAGCAGCAAACAATCAAGCAAACTCGAGTACAGTGAATGTAGACAAAAAATCGAATGCTCCTGGAAAACGTAAATTAACAACAGAGCAAATTCGACTGATCATTGAAAGAAAGAAGAAACGAATTGATCAAATAAATGAAGGAATGGATGATTTACgtagtaattctgttgatag TTTGATTTGCGCAACCAAGTTCGATCCCACACCGATAGTAATGAAACTCATCAAGTTTCTGAAACCATCGCGACCTTTCGCTGTATACAGCCAGTACAAAGAG CCATTGATGGAGTGCTTCTTGAGACTAAAAGAAACCAGAAAAGTCGTTTTTCTTCGGTTATCCGAGACCTGGCTTAGGGAATATCAG GTTCTTCCGAAACGCACTCATCCCGAGATCAATATGAGCGGTGGTGGTGGCTATTTATTGACTGGTACTACTGTTTTAAATAATGATTGA